The genomic DNA aattttgaccattttaattgaaaataattacaataaagGTACTAAATTGTTatccagaaattatttgatattgagataaaaaaaattgctgcattggacctttaagtaAATATTGCAAGTGACCACAGGAAAGATGCTGTAAAAAGATACAGATTCAATCATCATCACTACAGTTTCCCAATCAAATACATTAGTTAAAGTTAGTATTTAAAAAGTCTAAAAGAAATAGAATAGGCATCATTCTGTCTTTTGTACTCAATGGTACATATTGAGGGGTACAACTGGGGTGTACTCATTAGTGCACACtatagcaaaacattttgcaacaaacGTGTTTCTTATGGGACAAATGCAAGGTAGATCCCTCCCCGTTTGCTTCCTAGTGAATGCACCCCTGAGATCAACAGCACTGTACAGTTTGGACAAAGCCTGGATAGACTGGTGCATCCCATCACAACAAAGTAGTAACTCATCATACATTTCACATGTCCTCCACAGGGGTGCAGCAAAAAGCATCACATTCTTGTCCATAGAACAGATGCTATCACTTTGTCCATTTTTTCAGTGTAAAGTCCCAGATGGTATTCTTCAGTTATCATCAAACTGGATCTTACTTCAGAGATTTGAGCACCTATCACAGTACACATACTCACTGCAACGCGGTAGCGGAAACTATATTACAACACTGAAAGATACATGGTTTTGTACAAGTACTTTGAACAAAAATTGATCATCGGAACTGAAGATATGTGTATATGGAATTGACTGTGACTACACTTTGTATAATCTCTCATGGCCGGGAAGTGAAAACGTACGCGAGAATTTTACTCCTGGGTAACTGGCATTACTCTTCGGAAGAAGAGCAGTCATTGTTGATTAAATTGATGATGATTATACAAAATGTGATACTGTGACTTTGCACGAAGGAGAGTCACTGTTTAGATGGCCATCACCAATCTTAACAAAATGTGTTCCGTCAAAAAGATAGGAGGATGTCTGCTGTCTAGTTCATCTGAAGCACAGAGCCTTCAAATGCAAGGACTTGAAGCTCTTGGCCTTTCAACCACAGTTCCTCTCCCAATTCCTTCATGGCTCCTTCATAATGTAGACGTACAGTGTTGACAGAAAGTGCTTGCAGGATTCGGCAACGGGAGACAGCCAATGGGTCTGAGTAACGGCATCTAACTTCACCACACATTTCTTAATGTCGGTCTGGAAAAAGGCAAAGAGGTCACATTGGAAAGGTCACAGTTAGAAACTTTCAGGACACACTTGTCCCACATATCATGATTTCCTAAATTCCTTGAGTCCTCTAGCCTTTCTTCCTTCTCAAAAAcacattggaggagaaggtcagagggaagGACAACATTTTTTTGGGGAGAAGGAGGATGTAAGGAATCAATGTTCCTTCAATTGAGAAGAAAACAAAAATCGTTGGTTATATGTTGCCCATGTGCTTCCCCTGGGAACCAGTAGAGGGCAGCATAGGGAAACTACTTACATCAGTGTCCTTCAAAAAACGCcatggaggcagagaggaagagtcGAAGCGAAAGGTTTCACTCTCTCCAAACTGTCCAAAATTAGCCCTATGGGCTAATTTTGGACCTAAGCTTGTcatttacatatttacatttaagtcatttagcagacgctcttatccagagcgacttacaaattggtgcattcaccttatgacatccagtggaacagccactttacaatagtgcatctaaatcttttaagggggggccTTCCCACATTTGGGACAACGACATCCCATTTTTAggcggagacatgagcatctcgtcattatatacagatctctgatGGAGGGGAGGACCCTAGCTGTTGCCATTGgtgtcggctaatggggatcctaataagtCAAATCAAAATCCAGAATGCGGATTTAATAATCTTCCTTTCACTTAAGCCACAACTATGTGGTAgttacaaaacaaacaaacaaaaaaaactgtcCCTTGGTCAGCAACAACAGTCCAGTCACTCACCCATCCTCCACGTTTCTTCAGCCAAGGGGCCAGGTTCTTACGGACAAACTGACCCAGACTGTCCACTATGGTTTGGACCGTAGCAGGCTGGTTCTGACGTACACAGTCCACCGCCAGAGCGCCGGCCACGGCATACATAGATACTACCTTACCCCATGTGATGCCtatggacaggagagagagaatcgCAGATTAGTTGGCTGATTGTGGATCTTGATGCTTCATACTTTTTTTTATTGCAATACTAAAGCATTAATGAAAAGTACTTAGCTAATATCAAAACAGTAGACTCCCAATGAGTGTGCATTGTAGTTAACCAGTCCCAATTCAAACAATTCTTTGTGaatcgtttcaggaaactaggcatatgcgtcactacttcacaggagaggcatgtGAACGTAAACATGCGTTTTTTccggcagaaatgccttctggaacgtgtgaactttcatgtgccttaataacaaacgtgtatCCCAACTGTAAATACAAATCAAATTGTTAAATTGCGAGTCTAGTTAGTTTAGCTAcggaaaaagacaggaaccttcccgctagccatgattggcttaGATAAGGGAttggctggacatgccgagagatgagttcagattggtctgccgtGTACAtggcattcgggaaagtattcagaccccttgactttttccacattttgttatgttacagacatattgaaaaatgttttaaatagtTTTAGAAATAGAGGTGGGGACAGGTAAATGTCACATGACAAGTAAATAAATGCGTAAACACATGTACAACATTATCACATCAGCGTATAGAGGCAACATGTGAAATAATCTGaaaaataaatgcaacatgaAAAATAGTGCACAGGAATGTATACAAAGAATGTGCGTAAAGGGATACTCTGTCAGAGTTGTATGCGTAAAAGACAGATTATGTGCTGGTGCGTAAAATATCACACCGTGGCGGTAAGCAGAAACTCAGCAGAGCAAGGAATTACACAAAAGGCTatacggtgcattcagaaagtattcagacccattgacttttcccCACATTTTGATTCTGGATCGGCACCTGGGACAGGGTTTGACACTTCCCTCAACAAAATCACCAAATTATAGAATTTCTTGcggaagaatggtgttgcattCCCCGAATAGAATTCCAGACACTAGTAGAAAGGGGCAATCAATGCCAAGGGGCATTGAAGCTGCTCTGGCAGCCAGACACTCAATTAAAGTAACtgcccagtgtttccagatttctatgaaatacaAGTGAAATCGTTTTCCATCCAGAAAAATGGTAACGAAGTATGTTAAAAAGctgcttttctgtgttggaagGGTGTGTACGTacccccaacaacagaatggtatGGGCGTATACCGGTTATTAAAAATAATCACGCAAGTAGACCATTGATTGGACAGCTCATCCTCCTCATGAAGTTGAAATCATGTTCTGAGGAAAGAGCAAGCATTTTTTAAACGGACGGTTTGAGAAACAAGTttgaggtgttttttttttttatgtcccCCCCCCGCAATTTATGCTTCGGCCACAAACACAAGTATAAAACACCATTATTTGGTACGAGTTAACAGAATACGACATTTAAAAAGTGAGATGTGCACCGGGAAGTTACTTTAAGATACTGTTTTGTGGTTCCTTTAGTTTGGCAGTTACCTATATCTACAAGCTCCAGTTTAGTGCACATATGCAGTCCCGAGACACTGCATACGTCAGAAGTCTACTGTACAGTATAGCcaatagagagaaagagcaagtgaCGGTTGCGACCGCATCAGAGCTTCACATCAAAGAGGTCACTTGTTTCCTATTAAAGCCGTTCGGGTGCCACCCTTGTTATGGCTGTGATGCAATAGCGAGGCTAATGGCATTAGCCTCCTTTAAGCCGTTTTGTTTGCCTGAACTGACTGACCTGTGGCTTTGGCTCTGTAGACTTCGGGGAAGGTTTAAATAAGGTAACTCCCTCTGGGACAGGACTGTACTCGCAATGTCTAACTCCCTACAGAGATCTGACCCTGATGTGAGACAACACAGCCCAGGATAGAGAGAAGATTGTCTGGGTATAAGAAGaagatggagggaagggagaggactGGAAGAGCGAGAAATGGGGCACATTTGGGGGAAGCAAGCTTGGTTGGTGCACTTGGCAGGAAGTGTACAAGAGAAAGCTGATCTTTCAatgcatcaaatcaaatgtatttgtcacatacacatggttagcaaatgttaatgcgagtgtagcgaaatgcttgtgcttctgtaacggatgtgaaacggctagcttagttagcggtggtgcgcactaaatagtgtttcaatcggtgacgttacttgctctgagaccttgaagtagtagttccccttgctctgcaagggccgcggcttttgtggagcgatgggtaacgatgcttcgtgggtgactgttgttgatgtgtgcagagggtccctggttcgcgcgaggggacggtctaaagttatactgttacacttctagttccgacaatgcagtaatccaaccaaacaattccaaaactactaccttatacacacaagtggataaagaatatgtacataaagatatgaatgagtgatggtacagaatggcataggcaagatgcagtagatggtattgagtacagtatacacatataccctacattattcatctcatatgtatatacatatactgtactctatatcatctactgcatcattatgtaatacatgtatcactcgccactttgtttacatacatatgagatgaacaatgtagggtatgtaaacaaagtggctagtgatacatgtattacataatgatgcagtagatgatatagagtacagtatatgtatatacatatgagatgaacaATGTAGggaatgtaaacattatattaagtagcattgtttaaagtggctagtgatatattttacattcatttccatcaattcccattattaaagtggctggagttgagtcagtgtgttggcagcagccactcaatgttagtggtggctgtttgatggccttgagatagaagctgtttttcagtctctcggtccctgctttgatgcacctgtactgacctcgccttctggatgatagcggggtgaacaggcagtggctcaggtggttgttgtccttgatgatctttatggccttcctgtgacatcgggtggtgtaggtgtcctggagggcaggtagtttgcccccggtgatgcattgtgcagacctcactaccctctgaagagccttgcggttgtgggtggagcagttgctgtaccaggcggtgatacaggatGCTCTTGACTCTTGATGCCCGACAGGacgctcttgattgtgcatctttagaagtttgtgagtgcttttggcgacaagccgaatttcttcagcctcctgaggtatGTCCATTCATGTTATTAACATATTATATGGGTCATAAAAATCGAGAATTGTCTCACTACACACACATCTTTCTGCGTCTCACCGGTAGAAAAACAGGCCATCTACATTTCCTGGTTGTAAGCAAACCACAATATCCAGAATTGATAGCGATTTCAGGATGCCTTCAAGGGTGGGAACACAATTGGACAAGGAAGCATGGCTCCCGACAGGCTGTAGTCTTTACAAAGCCAGGGAAAACGAGTCACCCTAAGATATCCTTCAATGTCCTGGCAGATAGGAGCGTCGTTAAGTTCAATGGCTCTGTTGaacaaggacaaccatatctactCATCCTAGTGAGACCGTGCAATTGGCGAAACACAACGGCCACGATAATTGCGACAAAACACGACTCCGTTCAATTTTTTAGATTAGACAGCAGGCTCAATCAAACAATTGTGCAGGGAGATTTGAGCCAATTGTTTAAAAATACCGCTCTAGGGCataattatgtctgaaacacctctcaTCAATCAGAATTATGTAGGGAGACTGAAAAAACACCCCAAATAGTGTCTAGCAGCGAAAAGTGCAGCCAAAGTACTTCCTCATCAAATCTAGAAACCAATTATGTCACATAATGGTGTATTACTGGATGTCGGAAACCCTTCATTTCAAGAGTTTTTGAACCACGAATCGTGATCAAACCTGTGAGTATGATTCATTACGGTCCGTTTGCCTTTAGTGCAGCATTTGATTGACATAACATTGTTATTCTCTATTGCAGTCATCACATGTAAAGAATGTCGCTTATCTTTTCAGTCCGATAAATATACAGCTGTTGAACCCCACATCCCTTAAAGGCCAACGTTGCCTGGGTCAGTGGTTTGTTTTCCTCTCTGGAGGAATCCCACGGTGTTCCAAAAATGCCCCTGGTGACGTCAAAAACAGTCACAGTTCAGCCAAAATGTAAGCTAGGAAAATGCTTGAAATTGAGGCTATTTTTATCTTTCCAGACATAGAGCCAAGTTTGAGAGACTTATTATTCATGCGGTCCAGGGGACTCATACTGTGCTGTCGCAGTAATTCATGTGTGACATTGAATAACTATTTATCTTTAATCATGCCAGAGTCTCAAGTCCTGTATCAGAAACTCTGTATACTAGTGATGTTTCTGTTAAAGTTTCAACTTGTCAAGTAAACAGACAAAGATGTACAGTAAGATGCATTCACACAGCAGAGATGTACAGTGAGATGCATTCACACAGCAGAGACTGTATGTACCAGTGTCGGAATAGAACAGTTGTTCCAGACACCCAATGTTCTCCTGTGTTTCAAAGTTACATCAAAGTAGACGGACAAAGAGAAGACATGGGTACTTGTTTTTTGGTACATGTGCAGAATTCTGTCTTTACGGAGTACATCATCTCATATTTATGGTAAATGATGCTACTGTGTGAAAAATGTGTCACAAAAACTATTTTTAACAAAGTGTTGCAAAGAAGCAATAGTTTAAAATGACCGATCTTGTAGCCCTGTCTCAAAACACACATTCCTCAAAGCTCATGTAGGATTGCTTTGTCCCCCTCTAAGCACAAACACATAGGGTTTAAAATCAACTTAAGATTTGTTCCCAAACCTTGCGACGAAAGAGTTAATCATGCATGTCAATGGGAAAACGTGGGAAAAATTCTGCTACGTGTGCAGATTCTTAACGGGCTTACGCGACATCAACCTCCTAAAACCCCACAATTGCTACCCCTTCCCTTGCAGCTGTTCACCTGCAGAAAAGATCTCTGTTGCCACGGCAACAAAGGCATCGGATACCGTGGTCTCCATGGCCACTGAGATGTTGAGCTGTCTTGCCACGTTCCGGTAGACACTCGGCCGCATGCACTCCAGCTCATCACCTAGGGAAACCAGGAAGGACCACAAGGGCTGAACAATTAGAGACAGGGTAGCACTGAGAAAGAACAACAGGTCTATCTACCCAATTAACAACTTCATGACAAAGTGACTTCATTGAAACAATCATTGAAGCACAGGGGCATTAGGAAAACCAGACGGGTCAGAGAAACTGTCATAGGTCAGTTGTTCCCAAACTTTAGGGCTCTGTGTCCAAGCTTTTAGAGATTTGTTGTAATAAGTTTAGTAAACAAATTCATCGTCTCGGCCATAACCCAACCCAAGCTGAACAAATCAGCCAAAGCCCATAACCCACCAGTGTCCAGATTAcattataatatatgccatttagctgacgcttttatccaaagcgacttacagtcatgggtgcatacattctacgtatgggtggtcccgggaatcgaacccactaccctggtgttacaagcgccatgctctaccaactgagccacagaaggacattGCTCTTCAAATCTTGCATTTAGGCCCGCCTCACCTGCCTTGGTTAGCCTACTAAACTGACCAATGCCGTAGCTTGAATGCCTTCACCTCGGATTGTCAGACATGTTTCGATACCCATCTCGGTCATGCATGTCAGTCCGCTGCCTGTCCTTAATCTCAAGAAAGAAGCAATATACACGTGGAGGACAAAACCAGTACAGTGTGTCCAATCTATTCAGGGACCATAGGGAATCTCAAGGGAAACACAGCTCCAAAGCACTGATCTGTAAAATGCTAGATTCGAAGACAAGTGGTGCACATGCATTCAAGCAGGATTTTTTTTGGTACATTAAGTTTGTAACAGTCTGCAGCTGGTTCTTACCGAGACAGAGAAGCACGGCAGACACCTCACAAAGCGTTGAGTCCACCTGAGTTTTGGACGAGCCCAGCCCATAGATGTTGAGCCTCGAGTGTATGTAATCTCTACACAGTGCCTTGGACTGGGACACCAGTTCTTTGTCGGACGGGGAATGGTCAAAGGCTTCCAGCACCCCGGCTGCAAACACAGAGGAGCGACGAATCACCTCCATCTCCAAAGCAGGATTCGGATCAGGGAAAACCTGATCACTTCGGTGTATCAGTGCCTGAGTGGTTCTTAGCTGGAGCCACTACAATGAACTAAATCTCCAATCTGTTGAGAAAGTCAAATGTTTTGTATTTATCAAAATAAAGATTTTTGTGAATATATGAAACAATaaaaatgggtaaaaaaaatGCATGATTTAATATCATACACCACTTTCTTATGTATCTTCAAGTAGGTTGTATGATTCATAAACTTGCCATAGCCCAAATTTAGACACCTTCATTAATTATTTCATGAGTAAGACGTGTTCTAAGGGCATTCCATAGCAACAACTTGCGAGATAAGTCATGGTCCAATGACTGTACCAGCTAGCCTGTATTGCGAGGCTGATTAGCTAGACAAACAGGTGTGAAACAGACAGGTGTGCACGCAAAGTGAGAACACAACATGGAATCCATGTTTAGTTTTCATTTGGGGATGGGGTTAGCATCTAAAACCTGGAATTAAAGTtactgtccagtgaaaatctcacttaaaagttcatattctgttaacttatacccaaataatgttgttgactcatcctgtAGGCTACTCATATGTGGCCAAAGCataatttaaaacatttaaaaaacttcAAAAACCTCTAACATGCATCTCAAACATACATTCATACAATttcttgactgtgtccagctcacgAATAATCACCTAAATTAAATCGAGACATTCAGGTAGCATCGAGAATTCCAAAAACAAAGGAGAGAGGACTACATTTTTTTGCAATTTTAGACAGCAAGGAAATATAACCAATTTTCAGTGAGGCTCGTTGAAGACCAAATTGCAGCCCCCTTGGCAAAATTAGTTTTGGCACCCCTGGCCTAGCCCATTATTGGAATAAAGGACTTTACTTGTTTCGTTTAAAGGGCGAATTACCCCTGGAAGCCAAAACAGCCACATTCCCCAACTAAACTAGAATCCATTCCCAATTGCGGTATGGTTCTAGAAACATAATCCCTCTACTGTCATATtacatcaaaataatttcacaaatgcaaaatacACACTTACTGTGTACACTGTTTAAACCGGCTTTAACACAGTTGCAGCTTACATTGTTTTTCAGTGACAAAACGTTTATGGCATCAGTTTGGAGACGGATATCTAATTATCACAGGTAGTCCATTATGTCTTCCATAAACAAGCCCTGTGACGTGGGAATATGGCCATGTGGGGAATCCTAtacaatgagtgtgtgtgtcaattTAACCTTGTATTTTGAAAATGATTTACTGCTGATATGGAATAAGGTCCTTATTCTTCCAAAACCGTACCACAAGCGATGTATGTTCATGTTCAGACCAAGCGTTGCAGCTCTTAACAAAACTCCCCCCTACAGAAGACGCTTTCATCCAAATAATCGTATTTAAAAGGAACTGACAGTCATGATCAAGGTCTACCCCAGGGCATGAGACAATATTATTAGTATAGGCCTACGATTATTTAATATCCCGACGTGTATAAGAAACGTATACATGTGTCACAAGCTATATTAACCGCACAATTAGCTTAGAGCATTTCCCATCATTTATTTTACTACGAAAATATACCAATGTATGTAGGCCGTTAAACATATATGCATTGCTTATAATTACGGTGAAATAGCATTTTCTTCTTCATTACTCATTCATTCTCAATCACACCTTTTAACCTGGGTATTATAAGTAACGAGGATAGAGTGAACTCACCTGACACCTGCTGAAAGATACGCATCACAGGGAATTCAACGACGACTTTTTTGATTGGATTCAAATCATTCCTCAGGTGCCAAGCTAAAACAAGTCCTCTCGGATACGATGTTCAAATTCTAATTCCTGTCTGCATTACCGTCGTCACAATCTAATCAAACAACCCCATCTCAACGGGGATATAATTTATGGGATTCCTTGTCTTGCACGCGCAACCTTCTACAATTAAAACCTAACGCTTTGGCAAACTGCAGATAAACCCCTTGATTAATGTAGCTACTAGCCTGTATAACCAAATTCATTAAATAAGTTTAAGGTAAACCAGCTCTTCAGTTTCCTTCCTTCTGTGGCAAACGATTTGATTTGTGCGGAGGAGACGCGAAGCGCAGAGGACGTATTTTGACGCACTCTCTGCGCAGCGTAGCGCAGCGGTCCTTGGCCACAGTCATAAACTTTATAAACGGAGCATGTATTTTTGTCTGCTTTAACATAATAACCATGAAAATTCATTCATATTCATATAATTAGTTGTATCATATGTCTTGGTTATCTGAATGAATCTCATTCTAAATTGTATTTAAATAAAGGTGGCTAGCCTAACAAATAGGCTAGCCTGCAACTCAATAAAACAACGATCTCATAGGCCTACTAGATATAATCCATTTATAATGGTATTAATTGAACACCAATGGCACTGTTACCATTGTTTAGTCTACCTATACCGGAAAAACACCATGTATTATCTCTATATTTAACTCATCCCAAAGACAAAGGGGCCAGGAGTTGCGCACCTTTAATCCCAATGGGTTAAAAGGATTGGACATAGAAACCACCTCCTTCGTCCTTAACACGCAAACATGCTCTCCACATTCCAAATGTAGGCCATAACAACAaacagtgttggggaagctactaaGAAAATGTACTTTACGAAGATTATACCAATTTATTACTTATTACTGGAAGAAGTGAAGATACACTAAATCTACACTTAAGAACAGTATGGTTTACTGAGAAAAACTCAAGTTACTTTGTAAAAGTAGTTCATTGCATCAACACTACTTAGTGGGGAAAGTAACATATCTCaatatatcatgtcagactacaaattgcaagaacagatcattttggagtcagatgttaacagaatgtgtcaTTTCGCCTATTAAACACAAACACTAcgtttcaagtgagaattaggcaggtctgaagCTAAAAAAGGAAATAAATTATTGCCTACTTCACCCATATTTAATTTTCTTTATGCAAaaaaagtagtgtgtagttccagtagtttgCTACACctctacatggtaaaacagtagtgtgtagttccagtagtttgCTACACctctacatggtaaaacagtagtgtgtagttccagtagtttgCTACACctctacatggtaaaacagtagtgtgtagttccagtagtttgCTACACctctacatggtaaaacagtagtgtgtagttccagtagtttgCTACACCTCTACATGTCAAAAATGTTGAGTTCAACAAACACCAAGTTACTGCAAAATGTAGGTAGattactagttgaactacatgtagttcactactccccaacaatGACAATAAAACATGACTTTATTACTTAAGATTAATCAATTGATTTACATAAGGGTAATGATTTCATTTGGAAAGGTATGGGTGGTGGGGTTCAGTAATGTAATATGTAGTATTTCAAATTTCAAAGGTACTACATAAATACTAATCAAACATGAATCCAAACCACTTCCTTTAATGGAAATAGATGAaaagtgtaagtgtgtgtgtgtgtgtgtgtgtgtgtgtgtgtgtgtgtgtgtgtgtgtgtgtgtgtgtgtgtgtgtgtgtgtgtgtgtgtgtgtgtgtgtgtgtgtgtgtgtgtgtgtgtgtgtgtgtgtgtgtgtgtgtgtgtggaggactggaggacacaCCCCGGGTGAGTTTACTGGAGCAGGTGCCTGGGGTGTGACTGGGACAGTGACCGTTTCACTCTCTGCAGTAAGACGCTGCCACCgctcctgtctgtccaggagcTTCTCTGGGCTGGTCTTAAGAGCAGAGCTGATGTTCTTATGCTTTGCTAGATGTTTCATATGCCTGGAGATATGCTGCCTTGCGGTAGGGTGCAGGAGGCTGTTTGGGTCATTGCATGTACTCTGCACTAGGGCAGCATCATCCCCATCCACCTGCTTCAGGATTCAGTCTTTCTCACCATGGTGCTTGGCCAGGACCCCATCAATGGCTGTTCTCATGGGCTCTTTCCATCGACCGTGGTCCAAGACAAAAGCGTGACCTCCTGTCTTGATGGGCCTTGTGCGGGCAACACAGTAAGAAGCTGACTGGGGCAGTGGTGGTGTTGCTAGCAGAGGTGTGCATGGCAGATCTGAATGAGAGGCACGATACTCTTTTAATAACAAAGCGTTGACTATACACAAACCTAaaccgtgtgtgtttgtgtgtggaaaTGAACCCTGATGACATTCCTGAATAGTGTACCATCTAAATAGCTGTGATGTATATTTTCAATTACAAAAATTTAGTTTTTACAGCTGTGGACCAAAACTGGTTTTATAtaagtgtagggttagttggtggtatgtaatagtggtatataagTGTAGGGTTAATTGGTGGTATGTAATATGTAAtaagtagtatgtagtatgtaatacgtctagggttagttggtggtatgtaatagtggtatataagTGTAGGGTTAATTGGTGGTATGTAATATGTAAtaagtagtatgtagtatgtaataagtctagggttagttggtggtatgtaatagcggTGTAGTGTAGGGTTA from Oncorhynchus keta strain PuntledgeMale-10-30-2019 chromosome 23, Oket_V2, whole genome shotgun sequence includes the following:
- the LOC118402373 gene encoding bcl-2-related ovarian killer protein homolog A-like, which codes for MEVIRRSSVFAAGVLEAFDHSPSDKELVSQSKALCRDYIHSRLNIYGLGSSKTQVDSTLCEVSAVLLCLGDELECMRPSVYRNVARQLNISVAMETTVSDAFVAVATEIFSAGITWGKVVSMYAVAGALAVDCVRQNQPATVQTIVDSLGQFVRKNLAPWLKKRGGWTDIKKCVVKLDAVTQTHWLSPVAESCKHFLSTLYVYIMKEP